One Antiquaquibacter oligotrophicus genomic region harbors:
- a CDS encoding coiled-coil domain-containing protein, protein MDLLAGASLAVGTLVVLVVALGIVGFVVLFRRRGDRSVTGGGLAELNRTAGTLLVRLDDDVRDAEAEVGFALAQFGTESAQPFVAALNRARADLAEAFRLRQALDDAIPDTPREQREWTLQIIALCERAERELGEQERTFRRRRSEEGSAASTLEGIRRSIREQQSRLGGAHALADEVHTRYATRAAAGIRQLVDRADSLLRDAEHTTDAAAATISQSRVTAVAPDLAEAARQVRDAAERLDAVERRAAELAEARAALEERRASAAADVDEARAEVDRAPEPESARAILEAIDAVLAVAPSDPADPVDDLERLGDALARLDLALAASRNEADRRAHARAAYEGTLVSARSQISVARELVANGRVGVDARTRLAEAERQLVIAQAETDPVEALDAIRRAVTHARDADALARYNTMG, encoded by the coding sequence ATGGACCTGCTCGCGGGCGCCTCCCTCGCCGTCGGCACTCTCGTTGTGCTCGTTGTGGCGCTCGGCATCGTCGGGTTTGTTGTCCTGTTCCGCCGCCGCGGCGATCGATCGGTCACCGGCGGTGGGCTCGCCGAACTGAACCGCACCGCCGGAACTCTCCTGGTTCGGCTCGACGACGACGTGCGGGATGCGGAAGCCGAAGTCGGTTTCGCGCTCGCGCAATTCGGCACCGAAAGTGCCCAGCCTTTTGTCGCGGCGCTCAACCGAGCGAGAGCCGACCTCGCGGAAGCGTTCAGACTCCGACAGGCCCTCGACGACGCGATACCGGACACGCCTCGCGAGCAACGCGAATGGACACTCCAGATCATCGCCCTGTGCGAGAGAGCCGAGCGCGAACTCGGCGAACAGGAGCGCACCTTCCGCCGCCGCCGGTCGGAGGAGGGAAGCGCTGCCAGCACCCTCGAGGGGATCCGCCGGAGCATCCGGGAGCAGCAGTCCCGACTGGGTGGAGCCCACGCGCTCGCCGACGAGGTACACACCCGATACGCGACACGAGCGGCAGCGGGCATCCGGCAACTCGTGGACAGGGCCGATTCCCTGCTCCGCGACGCGGAACACACGACGGATGCCGCGGCCGCCACGATCTCGCAGTCACGCGTGACGGCGGTTGCCCCCGACCTCGCCGAGGCCGCGCGTCAGGTGCGCGACGCCGCGGAACGCCTCGACGCCGTGGAGCGGCGTGCCGCGGAACTGGCCGAGGCCAGGGCGGCACTCGAGGAACGCCGGGCATCCGCCGCGGCAGACGTGGACGAGGCTCGGGCCGAAGTCGATCGCGCCCCCGAACCCGAGTCGGCACGCGCCATCCTGGAGGCGATCGACGCCGTGCTCGCCGTCGCGCCCTCCGACCCGGCGGACCCGGTCGATGACCTGGAGCGTCTCGGCGACGCGCTCGCCCGCCTCGATCTCGCGCTCGCCGCCTCCCGGAACGAGGCCGATCGTCGGGCACACGCTAGGGCGGCGTACGAGGGAACGCTCGTCTCCGCCCGCAGCCAGATTTCCGTGGCGCGCGAACTCGTCGCGAACGGCAGGGTGGGAGTCGACGCCCGCACGCGGCTCGCCGAAGCCGAGCGCCAGTTGGTGATCGCCCAGGCCGAAACCGACCCCGTGGAGGCACTCGACGCGATCCGCCGAGCGGTCACCCACGCCCGAGATGCCGACGCGCTCGCGCGGTACAACACGATGGGATGA
- the pdxH gene encoding pyridoxamine 5'-phosphate oxidase → MSDALARHTDYGQTPLVESDVNPDPFVQLMRWLQDAERAGVYEPNAMVLSTIDPDGTPSSRTVLLRDVSDGHLEFFSNYESAKGRALAAHPEVSIVFPWYTIHRQVIVRGSTRRASAEASDAYFASRPRGSQVASAASDQSRPIADRAALESRVAEFEERYADGPVPRPEHWGGYLVSPASFEFWQGRSSRMHDRLLFTRENEAWTLRRLQP, encoded by the coding sequence ATGAGCGACGCCCTTGCACGCCACACCGACTACGGACAGACGCCCCTCGTCGAATCCGATGTCAACCCCGACCCGTTTGTGCAGCTCATGAGATGGCTGCAGGATGCCGAGAGGGCCGGTGTCTACGAACCGAATGCGATGGTGCTGTCCACGATCGACCCGGACGGAACCCCGAGCAGCAGAACGGTGCTCCTCCGCGACGTGAGCGACGGGCACCTCGAGTTCTTCAGCAACTATGAGTCGGCGAAGGGCCGAGCCCTCGCCGCGCACCCCGAGGTGTCGATCGTGTTCCCCTGGTACACGATTCATCGGCAGGTGATCGTGCGGGGCTCTACGCGGAGGGCGAGCGCCGAAGCATCCGACGCTTACTTCGCGAGCCGCCCGCGCGGGTCTCAGGTCGCCTCCGCGGCGAGCGATCAGTCGCGGCCGATCGCGGACCGCGCGGCCCTCGAGTCCCGTGTGGCCGAGTTCGAGGAGCGTTACGCCGACGGCCCCGTGCCGCGACCGGAGCACTGGGGTGGTTACCTCGTGAGCCCGGCATCCTTCGAGTTCTGGCAGGGCAGGAGTTCCCGGATGCACGACCGCCTGCTCTTCACACGAGAGAACGAGGCCTGGACTCTCCGCCGCCTCCAACCCTGA
- a CDS encoding LssY C-terminal domain-containing protein gives MKRRPIPTVPVPEFAPKPEVDRALDWVFFLLGGVAAVWLAYLLLRQSFDLGWWQIAFLVVYWVLLAYLVLPRLHRILTRIYVPDYFIGRARTSDGLLGDPINLALLGSEPQVHEAMIRAGWTLADDLSFATGLTIVKSTVLRRSYDEAPVSPLLLFGRKQDFAYQQEVDGTPGKRHHVRFWRCPPGWKLPGGQPADWLAAGTYDKSVGFSLFTLQITHKIDERTDDERDHIVATVTDATPVVTTKVIEDFSTGYHSRNGGGDSIVTDGDLPVLDLRAIATEPGALGEEPTDSRQKRPAPIVVGALLMVLGAASTVIMAVAISAAWPEIIGSYDPSGLYSGALLAGVLWFLAILALAELFLAWLVYLGSNWARVVALTANAIALGLEVLSVATGGPAITLDTSLIPVAVDILLLLALSSQRATTYARSSRKTRKRNSSRPGGVAAY, from the coding sequence GTGAAACGTCGCCCCATCCCCACGGTGCCCGTGCCGGAGTTCGCTCCGAAGCCGGAGGTCGATCGTGCACTCGATTGGGTCTTCTTCCTGCTCGGGGGAGTTGCGGCCGTGTGGCTCGCCTACCTCCTGCTGCGGCAGAGCTTCGACCTGGGATGGTGGCAGATTGCCTTCCTCGTCGTCTATTGGGTGCTGCTCGCCTACCTCGTGCTACCGCGGCTCCACCGCATCCTCACGCGCATCTACGTTCCCGACTACTTCATTGGCCGAGCCCGAACGAGCGACGGACTCCTCGGCGACCCCATCAACCTCGCACTCCTCGGCTCGGAACCCCAGGTGCACGAGGCCATGATCCGAGCTGGGTGGACCCTCGCCGACGACCTGTCCTTTGCCACAGGGCTCACGATCGTCAAGTCCACCGTGCTCAGGCGCAGCTATGACGAAGCACCCGTGAGCCCGCTGCTGCTGTTCGGACGAAAACAGGACTTCGCGTACCAGCAGGAAGTCGACGGCACCCCGGGCAAGCGCCATCACGTGAGATTCTGGCGCTGCCCACCCGGCTGGAAGCTCCCGGGCGGTCAGCCGGCGGACTGGCTCGCCGCCGGAACCTACGACAAGAGCGTTGGCTTCTCGCTCTTCACACTGCAAATCACCCACAAGATCGATGAGCGCACCGATGACGAACGAGATCACATCGTGGCGACGGTGACGGATGCCACCCCCGTCGTCACGACAAAGGTCATCGAGGACTTCTCCACCGGCTATCACTCGCGCAACGGGGGAGGGGACTCCATCGTCACCGACGGCGATCTTCCCGTACTCGATCTGCGGGCCATCGCCACCGAACCCGGCGCGCTGGGTGAGGAGCCGACAGACAGCCGCCAGAAGCGACCGGCGCCCATTGTTGTCGGAGCCCTCCTGATGGTGCTGGGTGCTGCGTCCACCGTGATCATGGCCGTCGCCATTTCTGCGGCGTGGCCAGAAATCATTGGCTCGTACGATCCCAGTGGCCTCTACTCCGGGGCGCTTCTCGCCGGTGTGCTCTGGTTTCTCGCCATCCTCGCCCTCGCCGAACTGTTCCTCGCGTGGCTCGTGTATCTCGGCAGCAACTGGGCCCGGGTTGTCGCGTTGACCGCGAACGCGATCGCCCTCGGTCTCGAAGTGCTGAGTGTCGCGACGGGTGGCCCGGCGATCACACTCGACACGAGCCTCATACCCGTCGCCGTCGACATCCTGCTGCTCCTGGCGCTGTCGAGTCAGCGTGCGACCACCTACGCGCGAAGTTCGCGCAAAACGCGCAAGCGCAACTCATCCCGCCCCGGCGGTGTGGCGGCGTACTGA
- a CDS encoding potassium channel family protein, protein MDRAEQRIAFRQRWEAATTIPLIVLGGLFVITYSVYAIIADLPPLLLAIVVLELVVVWIVFLGDYLVRLFVTPRGHRWAFVRANVVDLLSVAFPLFRGFRVINLLAKVPYLSGRSGTQVRTRIVVYLGAYAIFFVYFIALAVLLAERGADGATIHDFGDAIWWACVTVATVGYGDMYPVTLLGRTWAVVLMAGGIAIIGTASAVVVSYVGELVGKHRPS, encoded by the coding sequence ATGGACCGCGCGGAGCAGAGGATCGCGTTCCGGCAACGCTGGGAGGCTGCCACGACGATCCCGCTCATCGTGCTCGGCGGGCTCTTCGTGATCACCTATTCGGTGTACGCGATCATCGCCGACCTCCCACCTCTCCTCCTGGCGATCGTTGTCCTGGAACTCGTGGTGGTGTGGATCGTCTTCCTCGGTGACTACCTCGTGCGTCTATTCGTCACGCCCCGTGGTCACCGGTGGGCTTTCGTGCGCGCGAACGTCGTTGATCTCCTCTCGGTGGCCTTTCCCCTCTTCCGCGGTTTCCGCGTCATCAACCTCCTCGCGAAGGTGCCCTACCTGAGCGGGCGCAGCGGCACCCAGGTGCGCACGCGCATCGTTGTGTACCTCGGTGCGTACGCGATTTTCTTCGTCTACTTCATCGCGCTCGCCGTGCTGCTCGCCGAGCGAGGAGCCGACGGGGCCACCATCCACGACTTCGGAGATGCCATCTGGTGGGCGTGTGTCACCGTCGCGACGGTGGGGTACGGCGACATGTACCCCGTGACCTTGCTCGGGCGCACCTGGGCCGTGGTGCTCATGGCGGGTGGAATCGCGATCATCGGTACGGCATCCGCCGTTGTTGTCTCCTATGTCGGCGAACTCGTCGGAAAGCACCGGCCGTCGTGA
- a CDS encoding SGNH/GDSL hydrolase family protein, translating into MHFSRYVAIGDSFTEGMGDDLPDGSPRGWADLVALGLALSSSEPVSYANLAIRGRLLAPIVTGQMDAAIALGPDLVSINGGGNDIMRPSVSIPGIASHLIDAVDRAVASGAHVVLASGANPTDHIPLGARIGARGDALAEAVLAHLPKQNVTWVDNWGDTELRALRYWSTDRLHLNTLGHRRVAARVLAALEVPVPDFGPEPDEPRRPRTAEYWRDYVLPWIGRRLTGKSSGDAREPKRPELLPLP; encoded by the coding sequence ATGCACTTCTCGCGCTACGTTGCGATCGGCGACAGCTTCACCGAGGGCATGGGCGACGACCTGCCCGACGGCTCGCCGCGAGGCTGGGCCGATCTCGTGGCCCTCGGCCTCGCTCTGTCATCGTCGGAGCCGGTCTCGTACGCCAACCTCGCTATCCGGGGCCGCCTCCTCGCTCCCATCGTGACGGGCCAGATGGACGCCGCGATCGCCCTCGGCCCCGACCTCGTGAGTATCAACGGCGGCGGCAACGACATCATGCGGCCCTCGGTGTCGATACCGGGGATCGCGTCGCACCTGATCGACGCCGTGGACCGGGCCGTGGCATCCGGTGCCCACGTTGTTCTCGCGAGCGGCGCCAACCCGACCGACCACATCCCGCTCGGCGCCCGGATCGGTGCCCGCGGCGATGCCCTCGCCGAAGCCGTACTCGCCCACCTGCCAAAACAGAACGTGACGTGGGTCGATAACTGGGGTGACACGGAGCTTCGTGCGCTGCGCTACTGGTCGACCGATCGTCTGCACTTGAACACACTCGGGCACCGCCGTGTCGCGGCCAGGGTGCTCGCGGCCCTTGAAGTACCGGTGCCGGATTTCGGGCCGGAGCCCGATGAGCCGCGGCGCCCGCGCACCGCCGAATACTGGCGCGACTACGTTCTGCCGTGGATTGGTCGCAGACTCACCGGCAAGTCCTCGGGCGACGCTCGCGAGCCGAAGCGCCCCGAACTGTTGCCGTTGCCATGA
- a CDS encoding amidase family protein has translation MSEPARSKPWRRRIGAIITAGAIGGALIVAPTLATAVPSDALSTIDLATAGVPEVRAGLDAKQFTSVQLVTGYLERIEALSIGGPALNSVRSINPRVYEEAAALDAELAAGNLRGPLHGVPILVKDNIDVAGMPTTAGALSLANSYPASDAPLVTELRAAGAIILGKTNLSEFANYLTSGMPSGYSSLGGQVLNPYDASQTPSGSSSGSGSAGATGLATLTVGTETSGSILSPAKANSLAAVKPTVGLVSRTGVIPISSSQDTAGPMVKTVYDAAALLTAMSAIDPEDPATAANPLADTDFTAGLSTSALQGVRLGYIANTDPLYTASLDVLAAQGATLVPVTVGGTSAPGILTAEFKRDMNAYLDRLPADAPIQSFDEIREYNLAHPEAIKFGQRYFDEGILVNLDDPAQLATYEANRDQGITETRAAIDSVLEANDIVAIVSNTATTGTGARAGYPTVVVPNGYTPGNLRPGGTAFLGTAWSEQTLLALAYDYEQASMMWQSPEVTNPSLFRCAETSAVDEWKDAACLTIPAAPGTEPEEPEEPEEPGTEEPGTPAPVDPSALTPETKNLEISNVTRASLTAKVPTAGEGDDVTFYVYSEPQLLGTEAMPSSLAVTLSLPSGLEGAHSLVALDESGALLGWGEFTVPPVAAVTPPTRPDADLASTGSGIQWGVPIGASILLLAGAATVIAVRRSRASAMEAGQHD, from the coding sequence ATGTCCGAGCCCGCCCGCTCGAAGCCATGGCGTCGACGAATCGGCGCCATCATCACGGCCGGAGCAATCGGAGGCGCCCTCATCGTCGCGCCTACGCTTGCCACCGCCGTACCGTCCGATGCACTTTCCACCATCGACCTAGCCACGGCGGGTGTCCCCGAGGTGCGCGCGGGCCTCGACGCCAAGCAATTCACGTCGGTTCAACTCGTGACCGGGTACCTCGAGCGCATTGAAGCGCTCAGCATCGGTGGTCCGGCACTCAACTCGGTTCGGTCGATCAACCCGAGGGTGTACGAAGAGGCCGCTGCGCTCGACGCCGAACTCGCTGCCGGAAACCTCCGCGGCCCGCTGCACGGTGTTCCCATCCTGGTCAAAGACAACATCGATGTCGCCGGGATGCCCACCACTGCCGGCGCGCTCTCCCTCGCGAACTCGTACCCGGCGTCGGATGCCCCGCTTGTCACCGAACTTCGTGCTGCTGGCGCGATCATCCTCGGCAAAACGAACCTCTCCGAGTTCGCTAACTACCTGACGTCCGGCATGCCCTCCGGCTACAGCTCCCTCGGTGGACAGGTGCTCAACCCCTACGACGCGAGCCAAACGCCCAGCGGTTCGAGCTCCGGTTCCGGGTCGGCGGGAGCCACGGGCCTCGCGACGCTCACAGTCGGCACGGAGACCTCCGGCTCGATCCTCAGCCCGGCGAAGGCGAACTCCCTCGCGGCGGTCAAGCCGACCGTCGGGCTCGTGAGCCGGACCGGCGTCATCCCGATCTCCTCGTCGCAGGACACGGCCGGCCCGATGGTCAAGACCGTTTACGACGCGGCCGCCCTCTTGACGGCCATGAGCGCCATCGACCCGGAGGACCCGGCTACCGCAGCCAATCCGCTCGCCGACACCGACTTCACGGCAGGGCTGTCAACGTCGGCGCTTCAGGGGGTACGCCTGGGTTACATCGCGAACACGGACCCGCTCTACACGGCGTCCCTCGACGTGCTCGCCGCGCAGGGCGCGACCCTCGTGCCCGTCACCGTCGGTGGCACGAGCGCTCCAGGCATCCTGACGGCCGAGTTCAAGCGCGACATGAACGCCTACCTCGATCGCCTACCCGCGGACGCGCCGATCCAGTCGTTCGACGAGATCCGCGAGTACAACCTCGCGCATCCCGAGGCGATCAAGTTTGGTCAGCGTTACTTCGACGAGGGCATTCTCGTGAATTTGGACGATCCAGCCCAACTCGCAACGTACGAGGCCAACCGCGACCAGGGAATCACCGAGACCCGAGCGGCGATCGACTCTGTGCTCGAAGCGAACGACATCGTCGCCATCGTCTCCAACACGGCGACGACGGGCACGGGAGCACGTGCTGGCTATCCGACCGTGGTGGTTCCCAACGGATACACGCCGGGCAACCTGCGTCCCGGTGGCACCGCCTTCCTCGGCACGGCGTGGAGCGAGCAGACTCTGCTCGCGCTCGCCTACGACTACGAGCAGGCATCCATGATGTGGCAGTCCCCCGAGGTGACCAACCCGTCGCTCTTCCGTTGCGCAGAGACATCAGCGGTCGACGAGTGGAAGGATGCCGCGTGCCTCACGATTCCCGCCGCCCCCGGCACCGAGCCCGAAGAGCCGGAGGAGCCGGAGGAGCCCGGAACGGAGGAGCCGGGGACCCCGGCTCCGGTCGACCCGAGCGCCCTCACGCCCGAGACCAAAAACCTCGAGATCTCAAATGTCACGCGCGCCTCGCTTACGGCCAAGGTTCCGACCGCCGGTGAGGGAGACGACGTCACGTTCTACGTCTACTCCGAGCCCCAGCTGCTCGGCACCGAGGCGATGCCGTCCTCCCTTGCGGTGACACTCTCACTGCCCTCGGGCCTCGAGGGCGCGCATTCGCTCGTGGCGCTCGACGAAAGCGGAGCGCTCCTCGGGTGGGGTGAGTTCACGGTCCCGCCGGTGGCAGCGGTCACGCCACCTACGCGGCCTGACGCGGATCTCGCGAGTACCGGTAGCGGCATTCAGTGGGGTGTCCCGATCGGTGCCTCGATCCTCCTCCTCGCGGGAGCTGCGACAGTCATCGCGGTTCGTCGCTCGCGGGCATCCGCCATGGAAGCCGGGCAGCACGATTAA
- a CDS encoding Lrp/AsnC family transcriptional regulator: MDAESAMDAANPMSRIAAFATAPQAAAALDDIDRQLLVALSHDGRKSHRALAREIPLSPPAIGERIARLERLGVIQGYTVRIGWPEVGFPIVAHLAISITAGADLAAIMDAISELPELEAAHIVTGQWDVLVRFRVADHRGLQTLVLAKVWQIPGIQRVETNLELARVIGDSTRLEGTDDSAP, from the coding sequence ATGGACGCCGAATCCGCCATGGACGCGGCGAACCCCATGTCACGCATCGCCGCGTTCGCGACTGCTCCGCAGGCGGCCGCTGCGCTGGACGACATCGATCGCCAACTCTTGGTCGCGTTGAGCCACGATGGTCGCAAGTCCCATCGGGCTCTTGCCCGGGAGATCCCCTTATCCCCACCGGCCATCGGGGAGAGGATCGCGCGGCTCGAGCGCCTGGGCGTCATCCAGGGGTACACGGTACGAATCGGATGGCCGGAGGTTGGGTTCCCGATCGTCGCGCACCTCGCCATTTCGATTACGGCGGGCGCGGACCTGGCAGCGATCATGGACGCCATTTCGGAGCTGCCCGAACTGGAGGCGGCGCACATCGTGACCGGCCAATGGGACGTGCTCGTCCGGTTCAGAGTCGCCGACCACCGCGGGTTGCAGACGCTCGTTCTGGCCAAGGTCTGGCAGATCCCCGGTATCCAGAGAGTCGAGACGAATCTCGAACTGGCGCGCGTCATCGGCGACAGCACACGACTCGAAGGCACGGATGATTCGGCCCCCTGA
- a CDS encoding carboxylate-amine ligase, translated as MRFAESPRSSVGIEWELYCADPSTGLPVGSGPALLERARRPDLPARALQREFMTNTVEITSEPRMLVADAVADLRERAALLIGAADEFGVQLGTAGTHPLALWHEQVIDDSVTHYVELLERTAYVGKQMLIWGVHVHVGVEHGDKALPLISRLQQYIPLFIALSASSPYWHGENTGYASYRTLVFEQLPQAGPSPHLSEWHEFETLVAAMRLAGVITEPNDLKWDIRPAHRYGTIEIRVCDSLTRLDEIAAIVALIQCTTEYLSRQLDAGVDYTPPPSWLMRENRWSASRFGLGAILLSPDGLELRALTAELDDLLGVLAPIAEELGCSDELAGVASIVRDGPGYVRQLAAGDALAAARLTLDEFRASIEG; from the coding sequence ATGCGCTTCGCCGAGTCGCCGCGATCATCCGTCGGAATCGAGTGGGAGCTTTATTGCGCCGACCCGTCGACGGGACTGCCGGTCGGGTCGGGGCCAGCGCTACTCGAACGCGCCAGGCGTCCCGACCTTCCCGCGCGGGCACTCCAGCGGGAGTTCATGACGAACACGGTCGAGATCACGAGCGAGCCCCGGATGCTCGTTGCCGATGCGGTCGCCGATCTGCGGGAGCGCGCAGCTCTCCTCATCGGGGCTGCAGACGAATTCGGTGTGCAACTCGGCACGGCGGGCACCCACCCACTGGCCCTGTGGCACGAGCAGGTCATCGACGACTCGGTCACACACTACGTCGAACTGCTCGAGCGCACTGCGTACGTCGGCAAACAGATGCTCATCTGGGGTGTTCACGTTCACGTGGGAGTCGAGCACGGCGATAAAGCACTTCCCCTCATCTCGCGGCTTCAGCAGTACATCCCGCTCTTCATCGCACTGAGCGCTTCCAGCCCCTACTGGCACGGGGAGAATACGGGCTACGCCTCGTACCGCACACTCGTCTTCGAGCAGCTCCCGCAGGCCGGCCCGTCACCCCACCTGTCGGAGTGGCACGAGTTCGAGACGCTTGTCGCCGCCATGCGGCTCGCCGGTGTCATCACCGAACCGAACGACCTCAAGTGGGACATCCGCCCCGCTCATCGCTACGGCACGATCGAGATCCGCGTGTGCGATTCGTTGACGCGATTGGACGAGATCGCCGCGATTGTCGCGCTCATCCAGTGCACGACCGAGTACCTGTCGCGCCAGCTCGACGCCGGGGTCGATTACACACCGCCGCCGAGCTGGCTCATGCGCGAGAACCGGTGGAGTGCGTCGCGTTTCGGCCTGGGCGCGATCCTGCTCTCGCCGGACGGTTTGGAGCTGCGGGCACTCACCGCCGAGCTCGACGACCTTCTGGGTGTGCTGGCCCCGATCGCGGAGGAACTCGGATGCTCCGACGAGCTGGCGGGCGTGGCATCCATCGTCCGCGACGGACCCGGTTACGTGCGCCAGCTCGCGGCCGGCGACGCCCTCGCGGCCGCGCGCCTCACGCTCGACGAGTTCCGTGCGAGCATCGAGGGGTAA
- a CDS encoding UBP-type zinc finger domain-containing protein translates to MSEFIDVTVPPSGHTCVECDDTGSWWVHLRRCAECGHVGCCDDSLNRHATAHWRETGHRIIQSFEPGEDWFWDYETEDYAEGPVLAPPHSYSPPQTAPGPASRLPIDWQRQLAARR, encoded by the coding sequence GTGAGCGAGTTCATCGACGTCACCGTTCCGCCGAGCGGGCACACGTGTGTGGAGTGCGATGACACCGGCAGTTGGTGGGTGCATCTGCGCCGCTGCGCAGAGTGCGGCCACGTGGGGTGCTGCGACGACTCGTTGAATAGGCACGCCACGGCACACTGGCGGGAGACCGGCCACCGCATCATTCAGAGTTTCGAGCCCGGCGAGGACTGGTTCTGGGATTACGAGACCGAGGACTACGCTGAGGGCCCCGTGTTGGCGCCGCCGCACAGCTACTCGCCACCACAGACCGCGCCGGGCCCGGCGAGCCGCCTCCCGATCGACTGGCAGCGCCAGCTCGCCGCTAGACGGTAG